TGTTTTGTCAAAAGCTACGACCCGCGTGCGTGCCATATTCTCCATATGGGCACCTCCCTTGAAGAGAATACCACGGCGGGCGCTGCTGGACATCGCGGACAGCATGACAGGCATGATCGAGGACACCAGTGCACAAGGCGAAGCAACAACCAGAAATACCATCGCTTTATAAAATGCCTCGTTCCATGTCCAGCCAAGCAGCAGTGGAGTTCCTGCAATCACAAGTAAAGTCACCCCTACAACTATGCGTGCGTATATTCCTTCAAACCGCTCCATAAAACGCTGGGAATCCGGCACTTCTGCCTGCGCTTCTTCCACCATTTTAATGATTTTGCCGAACAGTGATCCTTCAGCCGATTTGGTGACCTCTACGTATAGGGCGCCCTCCCCGTTTAAAGTACCTGCATAGACTTCATCCCCCGCAACTTTGTCCACAGGCAGGGATTCTCCGGTGATGGACGACTGATTGATAAAAGAACTCCCCCGGTACACGACACCATCAGCCGGGATGAGTTCTCCCGGTTTCACCAACAGCAGATCACCCGGCTGGAGATCATCAATAGCCACAAGGTTCATCTGACCATCCTCAATACGCAGTGCTGTCTCCGGCTTCAGCGCGAGCAACGATGAGATATCCTTATGACTGCGCTCTGTCGCATAACTTTCCAACGCACCACTGAGTGCAAAAATAAAGATCAGCATCGCGCCTTCATTCCAGTAACCGATGGCTGCGGCCCCAAGGGATGCGGCAATCATCAGCAGGTTTACATCCAGATCTCGGTCCTTGACCAGTGTCTCGATGCCTTCCTTCGCTTTGGTCCAACCACCCACGGCATACGCCACAATGTAGAGCATGATGGATAATGTACCAAAATACGGTGCAGTTCCCCAGGCAATCAGCATCAACAGCCCACTACCCAATGCAGATTGCATCTCTTTATTCTGCACCATGGCTCGAAAATCAGGCTTTTTGCCTCGATTGGGGCCAGGTGTTTGGGACGAGCGTTGTTCTGCTTGTTTCTGTCTGTGTAGAGGTTGATGTATCGCTTGCATATGAATCACGATCCTTTCGAATGTTAGATTTGCGGATGAGAGTTTGCCCCATTCCGCTCCCAAAAATGAAGTTGTATTGAGAATGAGAGCCATTGTTAATGCCCTAAAAATGACACATGCTGCTGCGGGAATCCCGCAGCAGCATGGTTTTGTGAATGATTTTGTAATCATCTCGAATGAGAATGATAATCATTTTTGTACTTATGCAATTATTTTTACCCAATACAACTTTTAATCAGTATATGCCTGTGATCCTCATTTGTAAATGGATATTTTCCTGATATTCCACAAACCAAATAAAAAAAACCGCCACTCCTTAAAGGATGACGGCTCCAAATTATTTATTTTTATGCGCCTACACTTGCTCCCTGACTTGCTTTGATCGCTTGCTCCAGATCATAGATAATGTCTTGAATGTTCTCTGTGCCAATAGACAGACGAATCAACTCCGGATTAACCCCTGCGGCAGTTTGTTCATCTTCGGTCAATTGCGCATGAGTCGTACTTGCCGGGTGAATGATCAGTGACTTGGAATCGCCCACGTTCGCAAGGTGAGAGAACAGTTTAACATTTTCAATCAATTTGCGACCGGCGTCCGCACCACCTTTGATTCCAAAGGTCAGAATGGCGCCCTGCCCTCTTGGCAGATACTTCTGTGCAAGCTCGTAAGAACCGTGGCTCGGCAGACCTGCATAACTTACCCAAGACACATCCTCATGTTTCTCAAGGAATTCCGCAACCGCAAGGGCGTTGCTACTATGACGCTCTACGCGCAGATGCAATGTCTCCAGTCCCTGCAGCAGCAACCAGGAGTTAAATGGAGAGATTGTTGCACCCAAGTCACGTAGAAGTTGTACACGAGCTTTGATAATATAAGCAATAGGTCCAACCGCTTCCGTATATACAACACCGTTATAACTGGAGTCCGGCTCCGTCAGACCAGGGAACTTGCCGCTTGCTTTCCAATCAAATTTTCCGCTATCCACGATAACGCCACCAATGGATGTACCATGACCCCCAATAAATTTCGTTGCAGAGTGAACGACAATATCTGCTCCATGTTCGATTGGACGAAGCAGGTACGGACTTGGGAACGTATTATCCACGATCAAAGGAATTCCATGTTCATGGGCAATGGCTGCCACCGCTTCAATATCAAGTACATTTCCCTTCGGATTACCGATCGTTTCAGCATACAATGCTTTCGTTTTCTCCGTAATCGCTGCCCGGAAATTTTCAGGATCACTGGAATCCACAAATTTCACGTCCAGACCCAATTTTGGCAAAGTCGTCGAGAACAGATTGTATGTACCTCCATACAAACTCGCCGAAGACACGATCTCATCACCTGCACCAGCAATATTCAGAAGTGAAAACGTAATGGCTGCTTGACCAGAAGCTGTAGCCAGCGCACCAGCTCCGCCTTCCAACGCAGCAATCCGTTGCTCAAACACGTCAGTGGTTGGGTTCATCAGACGGGTATAGATGTTGCCAAACTCTTTCAAACCAAACAGATTAGCTGCATGCTCGGTGTCCTTGAAGCCATAGGATGTTGTCTGATATAAGGGAACTGCTCGTGCGTTGGTAGTTGGATCAATCTCCTGACCTGCATGAATCGCCAATGTTTCAAATGAAAGCTCACGTTCGTTTGACATAAATCTGAATCCTCCCTTGATATATACGTTCTATAAGTTCATGATGCCTTGGCATGGTGGCGTATGTTTTCCATATTCTCTCACAAGATGTCGCATTTGAAAAGACTTATTTCCGATTTTTCCGATGAGAAATATTAAATATGTATATTATCATTCCTATACCAAAAAAACCTTTGCCCTCGCAAAGGTTTTTCGGCTGCTGCGGATGCGCTGCACAACTTTTCAATCCGGCTGTCTCTTAGACTCGAACTGCATCCCATACTTCACGCAAATGTTTGGCCGCAGGCACAGCTTGCTCCGCAGTTACACCTTCAAGTGAAATATCGATATGTGGCTTATACGTTTTTAGCAATTCAAAAAATAACGGGTAATCCAGTATGCCTGCCCCAGGTACCGGATTGAACTTCTCTCCCTGTGCATCGAAAGCTACATCCTTGGCATGGATCACAATCATGCGTTGATACAGCGATTCCATCACCTCGCGCAAGAAAGCCCCTTGATCTGCTGCATGTGGTTGTTTGATCAGATTACACGGGTCGAACAGCATTCCCAGATTGGATGAAGGAATCTCTTCAAACAAACGTGTCATATGTTCATGGGTATGAAGTGTATGCGTAGACACAGGCTCAATCGCCGCATGCACGCCCCATTTCTCCGCTTCCTCAGCCAACTCCTCAACCGTTTCTTTCAGCACACTCCACGCCTTCTCTTCATATCCATCCGGATGGGTATCCTGATAGGTGTCCAAGCCCCCTGTCTCCGTTGCTACCATGCTGCAACCAAAATCCCGGGCATAACGCAGATGCTCCTTGAATCGATCAATATCCGCACGGCGGCTTACCGGATCAGGGTCAATCGGATTAATATAACAGCCCAGTACCGCAATCTTCACCCCGCGCTGTGCAAATTGATCTCCAATCTCATTCGCCAGCCCGGGGCTCAGCTTGCCATTTGATGAGTCCACATCTGATAAAGCTTTGGCAAGCGCCAGCTGCACGGAATTAAATCCGTTATCCGCAATCGTCTGCGCAAGCTGTGCTGTAGGCTGTTTGCCAAATGTATGTGCCAGAATACCAAGTTTCATCTCACTGCCTCCTTATGCTAATCCGATGATCAAGCGATTAACGTGCCATCCAGCCGCCATCGACATTCAGCACATGACCATTTAGATAATCCGAAGCGGCAGATGCCAGAAAGACAACCGGACCTTTCAGATCTTCAGGTGTTCCCCAACGCCCCGCAGGAATACGGGCTGTAATGTCCCGGTAACGATTCTCGTCCGCACGGATCTGAGTAGTATTATCGGTTTCCATATAACCAGGTGCGATACCGTTAATCTGGATTCCCTTACCTGCCCATTCATTGGCGAGTGCTTTGGTTAAACCGGCAACACCATGTTTACTGGCTGTATACCCTGGCACATTGATCCCACCTTGATAGGACAACATGGATGCAATATTAATGATTTTGCCGCTTCCGCGTTCAATCATATGTCTTCCAGCCAACTGGCTTAGGAAAAATACAGTGTTCAGGTTCAGACCAATGACATCATGCCAGTCCTTCCCTGCATGATCAGCCGCAGGTGTGCGACGAATGATTCCCGCATTGTTGACGAGAATGTCAATTCTGCCCTGGAACGCAAGCGCCTGTTCGAACACAGCCGCCAACTCATCTTCACGACTTAAATCCGCTTCAATCACATAGGCTTTGCGTCCGAGTGCTTCAATGGCACTTGCCGTTTCCGCAGGTTTGGAATAAGAGACCAGTACCACATCAGCACCCGCTTCCGCCAAACCAATGGCCATCCCTTGTCCAAGTCCTCCCGAGGTACCTGTCACCAGTGCAACTTGTCCGCTTAAATCAAATGGGTTCATGAATGATTCCTCCGCATGGTTTTGATATGCAATCCATAGATCCGTCCGTTCTTTAATCCCATGAATAATGAATGAGGTTAACTTTGATAATCCACTGTGACACCGCTCTGCTCGTATAAGGCAGCTGTCTCTTCATCCAAACGACTATCACTGATAATATAGTCCAGTTCCGAACACTGGGCGAAAGTTCGCAGTGCAAATTGTCCGAATTTATAATGATCCACAACGCCGTATACCTGCTGGGAGGCAGATATCATTGCTTTTTTCAAGGGAACCAGATCTCCCGTGTAAATGGATAATCCAAATTCCGGATGAAGTGCTGTTGTGGATATAAAGGCTTTATGAATGTTAAGACCGGAGATAAATGCAGCCGTATCATCCCCTACCAGCATATTCCGTACACGAGCCCCGCCAGGCACAACCAGTCGCACTTGCTCCTTCTTGGTAAGCTCCGCGATAATGAACAAGTCATTGGTCACCACCGTCAGCGGCTGATTGTCGAGACGTTTGGCCATCTCCAGCGTGGTGCTGCCACCATCGAGAGCAACGATATCTCCAGGTCGAATGTAAGCCAGGGCACGTTCAGCAATCTCCGTTTTCTCCGATTGATGCTTCTCGGTAACTCCCCGGCTGTTCAAGATGCCATACTGGTCATTCTGAGCCAGCATAGCCCCACCATGAACACGTACGAGCAGTCCCATACTCTCCAACTTGTCGAGATCCTCTCGCACTGTTTTCCCAGTCACCTGCAATAACTCACTCAGATCACTGACGGTTACTTCCTGGCGCTCCAGCAGAGCCTCCATAATTTTTTCATGTCTTTTCAATGGATTCATCACAATCAACTTCCTATACCATCTGAGTTAATTGAATGAGTGTTCTAATGTCTACCCTGTCAAATTAACTCAGACATCTGTAATTTATTATTTCAGGTCTTTCATCGCTACGCCGTCCATATCTTCGAACGTTTGGTTCTCACCAGCCATCGCCCAACAGAAGGTGTAATTACTTGTACCCACACCACTGTGAATGGACCAACTTGGGGAAATGATCGCCTGACGGTCGCGTACAACCAAATGCCGCGTTTCGTTTGGCTCACCCATCATATGGAATACAACGCCATCCTCAGGCAGATTCCAGTACAAGTATACTTCGGAACGGCGGTTATGGGTATGTGCAGGCATGGTGTTCCACATGTTCCCCTTGTCGAGTTCGGTAATGCCCATTACCAACTGACAACTCTGAATTCCACCTTCTCCTTGGTGAATGTAACGATAGATCGTACGCTCATTGGAAGTTTCGATGCTGCCCAGATGATTCGGCTGAGCTTGTTCTTGTGTTGCTTTTACTGTTGGATAAGTGTGGTGAGCCGGTGTGGATACAAAATAGAATTGGGCAGGTTGAGCCTTGTCACTGCTCGTGAACACAACTTCCTTCACACCTCTACCAATATAGAGACATTCCTTTGCTCCAATCTCATAACCTTGTCCATCCGCTGTTACTGTTCCGTGACCACCTACATTAATGATACCGATTTCACGACGCTCCAGGAAAAAGTTCGTTCCGATATCCTTCAGGTTCACTTCAAGGGTGATGTCTTTGCTCTCAGGTACAGCCGTTCCCACAATATAACGATCCACATGAGAGTAAACGGTTACCAATTCATCGGCTGCAAACAATTGCTCCATCAAAAATTCCTCACGCAGGCGAGAAGTATCATACGTTTTCACTTCGTTCGGGTGTGCAGCATAACGATTTTCCATTATTAATCCATTCCTTTCGTCATTTAGATTAGTTGGGATTGAGTTTTAATATGTTCATATAAGTTCATTTTAGTTCATTTTGTATCTTTTGTGTACCTTTATTTTTAAAATATTTCATATCATTAACTACTAACGATGTTTATTTCTTAAACAAGAACAAAAAAAAGATCTCCGCAGTCTGTATCACAGACCGGGAGATCTTCTTTGATTCACATATTAATGTGCAACAGCATTGTTAAGCATGATCCAGATCGAACCAATTACGATGGTCATCATAATCAGCAATCCGAAAATAAGTGCCATCACATTCCAGCGTGGTTTTTCTGTTTCACGAATATGCATGAAGAAGAAGAGTTGAACCACAAACTGAAGTGCTGCTGTACCCAGAATCACAATGAGTGTTCCTGTTTTGCCCATCATGTCGTTCAAAACCACCACAAGTGGAATGATTGTCAGTACGACGGACAGAATGAAGCCGATGACATAAGACTTCAGTGAGCCATGTTGTTCATGGCCGTGGGAATCATGTGAGTTGTGCTCTGCCATCTACATCACCCCCATGAGATAGACGATCGACAGGAGGAAGATCCATACGACGTCCAAGAAGTGCCAGTACAAACTGATAACGTTGATCTTACCGCGAGTAACGTCGGTAATCCCACGTTTTTTCAGTTGGAACATGAGTCCGATCATCCAGATCAGACCAAGCGATACGTGAAGTCCGTGAGTACCCACGAGGGTGAAGAATGCACCAGAAGCTGCACTCGTCGTGTAACTGAAACCTTCGTGAACCATCTCAATAAACTCATAAACCTCCAGGGCGATAAAGCTTGCACCCAGAACAGCTGTAACAATCAGCCAGTTAATCAATTGTTTCACTTTACCCTGGTTCATTGCCAGAACGGCAAGTCCGCTCGTAAATGAACTCGTGAGCAAGATAAATGTCTCGGCGATAACGCCAGGCATTTTGATCAGTTCGGACAAAATCGGTCCGCCCGCCGAATTGTCACGCAACACAATGAAGGTTGCGAACAATACGGAGAACAAGATGACGTCGGAAATCAGGAAGAACCAGAAACCGAGAATTTTCATTTCCTGTGGATCATGGTGGCCATGGTCGTGACCATGCGCATGATTCTCACCGTGCTTAGCGGCTGCTTGAGCCATCTATACCGACCCCCTTAACGACGCTTCGGTACGCTTGATTTCGTCGACCGGAATGTAATAATCCGTATCGTAAGAGAATGAACGGGCGATCATACAGATGCCTACGCCAGCAAGTCCGAGAATCGCCATCCACAGCCAACCGAATACGAAGCCAAAGCCGGCTACAAACCAGAAGACAGACATGATGAACGGAATCGAAGAATTCTTCGGCATATGAATTGGCTCATATACAGGCTCAGGCGGATGAATGCCTTTCGCACGACGTTCTTTCTCTTCCCACCACTCATCAATATCATCTCCGCGCGGTGTAACAGCGAAGTTGTACTCTGGAGCTGGTGAAGGAATCGACCACTCGAGCGTACGACCATCCCATGGATCGCCGGAAGCTTTAAGTGTTTTGTATTTGCGAATACCGTCTGCAATTTGTGCAACTTGGAACAAGAATCCGACACCCATCAGGAATGCCCCGATTGTGGATACGAAGTTCAGTTCCCACCAGCCAGTATCCCAGCCGTATGTGCTCAGACGACGTGTCATACCCATTAGACCGACAGCGTACTGCGGCATGAAGCAGACATAGAAACCAATATTCCAAGTCCAGAATGCCCATTTGCCCAGTTTCTCTTCGAGTTGGAAACCGAACATTTTAGGCCACCAGTAATACAGACCAGCGAAGTATCCGAAGACAACGCCACCGATCAATACTTGGTGGAAGTGGGCAATCAGGAAGTAACTGTTGTGGAACTGGAAGTCAGCAGGAGCAACGGATAACAGAACGCCTGTCATACCCCCGACAATAAAGCACGGGATAAAGGCAAGTGTCCACATCATCGGAGTCGCCATGCGAATCCTTCCTCGATACATGGTAAACAGCCAGTTAAATATCTTAACCCCTGTTGGAATAGCAATCAACATCGTAGTTACGGCGAAGAATGCATTCACGTCCGCTCCTGAACCCATCGTGAAGAAGTGATGCGCCCATGTGAAGAAGGACAGGAAGCTGATGATTAACATTGCAAATACCATTGACTTGTAACCAAACAGTTTTTTCCGAGAGAAGGTACTTACAATCTCGGAGAACACACCGAATGCCGGCAAGACGACAATGTATACCTCAGGGTGACCCCACATCCAGATCAAGTTGATATACATCATTGGGTTACCGCCCAGATCAAGTGTGAAGAAATGCGCCCCGGCAAACCTGTCGAGGAATAGCAATGCAAGCGTCACGGTCAAGATCGGGAAAGCAAACAAGATAATGATACAAGTGGAGAATACCGACCATGTAAACATCGGCATTTTCATCCATCTCATGCCTGGCGCACGCATTTTAATGATGGTAACCAGGAAGTTGATACCGGTAGCCAGGGAACCGATACCCGATATCTGTATACCCCATATATAGAAGTTCTGTCCGACCCCCGGACTGTGTGACAGCTCCGATAAAGGTGGATAACTCAGCCATCCTGCATCCGGTGAACCACCGATAACGAAGGACAGGTTAAACAGCATTGCTCCCAGGAAGAATAACCAGAAGCTTAATGCATTCAGAAACGGGAAGGCAACGTCCCTTGCTCCGATCTGTAATGGCACGATAACGTTAAATAAACCAAACATGAATGGCATCGCCATGAACAGGATCATGATCGTGCCGTGAGTTGTAAAGACCTGATTATAATGTTCAGGATGTAAGAAATCCATGTTAGGCATAGCCAGCTGCAGACGCATCATCAATGCATCCACACCACCACGGAACAACATGATAATGGAAGCAATGATATACATAATACCGATCTTTTTATGATCGACGGTAGTTAACCAGTTACGCCAGAGCCAGCCCCATTTTTTGAAATAAGTCAGCACCGTTACGATAGTAATCATCGTAATACCGATGGCCACGTCTGCTCCATAGATCAGCGGGTCGCCGGTTACGAAAAACTCCGATGCAAACTCTTTAAGTCTCTCTAACATTGGGGGCCTCCTTTCGAATCTTTAGTTAGCACTCTTGTCCTCATCTTGTTTGGACACATCGTTTGAATTCTGAATGGCTCCAGAAGCTTCACTTGAACTTCCATGCTTACTGTGAGCACTTTGACCATCTACAACATACTTGGTCACAATATTTTGGAACAATCCTTCTGGGAAGGCAGAATAATAAGCAACATTGCTTGTTCCTGGTTCAGCCAGTGCCTTGTAACCTTCTGCAGTCAATTCCTGGGAACTTTGTTTCACTTCAGTTACCCATTTGTCAAAATCTTCGTCCGATGTAGCATTCACATCAAAACGCATTTCTCCAAAATGCTCACCTGTGAAGTTAGCGCCTGAACCCCAGTACTTGCCTTCATGATCTGCTTGCAGATACAAGGTCATCGCCATACCCGACATCGTATAAATCTGTCCTCCAAGTTGCGGAATCCAGAATGAGTTCATCGGTGAATCCGCAGTGAGTTCAAATTTCACGGGCCGGTCTGCCGGAATATTCAGCGTGTTGACCGTTGCAATCCCTTGCTCAGGATACATAAACAACCATTTCCAATCCAGTGAAGACACTTGAATGGTAATTGGTGCTTTCTCGTGAGCCAACGGCTTCGAAGGCTCCAGATCATACGTGTAACGAATAGTAACAATGGCAAGCAGTCCAATAATAATAATTGGAACCGTCCACCAGATTGCCTCCGCCTTCGTACTATGAGACCAGTTAGGCTCATAAGCAGCTTTGTTATCCGGCTTGTCGCGGTAACGCCATACGATTACGGCAGACAAAATGAGTACTGGCACAATGATGACAGCACACAAAATTGTCGAGATGACAATCAAATCTCTCTGCGAAGCGCCAATTGGCCCCTTCGGATCCAGAACAACGTACTGTCCGCCTGCCAGCATTGGCCAGACAATCAATGCAATTGTAACCAACGTCAGGACAACCGGAATGATAATCCGGATTAGCGACCTAGGTTTCTTGTTCATTTTGATCCCCTCTCCTTAAATTCGCTCATACTGAAAAATCAGTATACTACTCTCTTCCTACTAAAGATATCAGAAATGAACAACTTTTTTGTTCTTGTTAACAAATTTGTCGATTTTACACCTTAAATGTGTGAATTTTTTCTCACAAATCGCTTGCATGGTTGATATTTGCACATTGTAATCTTTACACTTCAAGTCACAAAATAAAACCCTTTGCAGTCCCGTTGAACAGTGTCAACGAATCCGCAAAGGGCTTTATTGACTGGATTCCGGGTACTTATCCAGTCTTATTATGAACGAATTAACGCAGGATTATAATCAATCAGCGCCTTCGTCTTCCCGGCGTGTATGAACAAGGCCAATCGCTTTGGCAATAACGTAAATAAACACACTACCTACAAGGAATCCAATACCGACCATCAAGCCAAGATTACGATCATTAAAATCATTCAAATTGATCAGACACATGACCACTCCCGTAATGAGTGCGACCCATGCCAGAACTGTCATCGTCAAGACGGCGCGCCGCATATTTTTGTCTTTGCGCTCCAATTGGCTGACCATTGCTGTCTTCGATGCCATAGTAAACACTTCCTTTTCCCTTTTTGTAAGTGCTTTCCTTATACCAATATACCACATCAGTATGATTTTTAGTCAACAAATGTTCAAATTCCCTTCGCAATTTGGACACTTTATTTTCAAATTACCCGTTGACAAAACATTATTAAGTTCTTACTTACTTCTTATAACCCAAAAACCGTCTCTTCATAACAGAAAAGACACTTGACCTGATGAAACCTTTATGAACTACTCATTTTCAACTGTAAAAAACAAAAAAAAGACGGTGCATTGGAATACTCCAATGTTACCGTCTTTCTCTTCATTAATAAGGTATTCGTATAAAATGAGGACCTGTTCTCCCCCCCCTAAAGCACGAATGCATCTATTGGGGATTATGTTCGTTCCGAGTTTCCAGCCAATTATTCTTAATGACATTCTGATACCAGTAATAGCTCTCCTTCGGTGTTCTCACAAGTGAACGATAGTCCACATGAACAAGACCGAAGCGCATACGGTAGCCTTCTGCCCATTCAAAATTGTCCATTAATGACCACGCCATGTACCCTTTCAGGTTAATGCCGTCATTAATGATGCGGTGAATTTGAGCCAAATGCTGTTCATAATAGGCAATTCGGCGATCATCATTAATTTTGCCATTATCCAGATCATCATTGATGCAAGCACCGTTCTCCGTGATGTATACATCCACATTGCCGTACTTTTGCAAGTAATGCATGAATTCATATAAACCGCGTGACTCCACTGGCCAGCCGATATCCGTTTTGGTCAAGCCCATATCCACTTCTTCCGATTGAAGAACACCAGCTTCCGGATTAAAGCGATTAATTCCCATCGTGTAATAGTTAATGCCGAGCAGATCGATCGGTTGCGAGATGATCTCCATATCACCTTCTTGAATAGGTACAGTAGCCCCCGCATCTGCAAACCAATCCACCATAAACTGCGGATACGTGCCTTTGTAGATCGGGTCTAGGAACCAGTCGGTATTGAGC
The window above is part of the Paenibacillus sp. 1781tsa1 genome. Proteins encoded here:
- the cyoA gene encoding ubiquinol oxidase subunit II — protein: MNKKPRSLIRIIIPVVLTLVTIALIVWPMLAGGQYVVLDPKGPIGASQRDLIVISTILCAVIIVPVLILSAVIVWRYRDKPDNKAAYEPNWSHSTKAEAIWWTVPIIIIGLLAIVTIRYTYDLEPSKPLAHEKAPITIQVSSLDWKWLFMYPEQGIATVNTLNIPADRPVKFELTADSPMNSFWIPQLGGQIYTMSGMAMTLYLQADHEGKYWGSGANFTGEHFGEMRFDVNATSDEDFDKWVTEVKQSSQELTAEGYKALAEPGTSNVAYYSAFPEGLFQNIVTKYVVDGQSAHSKHGSSSEASGAIQNSNDVSKQDEDKSAN